From a single Salvelinus sp. IW2-2015 linkage group LG22, ASM291031v2, whole genome shotgun sequence genomic region:
- the LOC111982822 gene encoding sushi domain-containing protein 6 isoform X1, whose translation MSTRWGSPWLCGHVILGYGLFLLVXLPDLTTGRQGNCTYPLVPEHGGFRCEPSPCRGFPQKSLIYFFCEPGYAIPKEMVRSLRCRHGKWIPSVPTCLAMRDRHVNYEDQVAHSLPSVATTAVGVSIFLLTTTACLVIKSRLFPCHSHSRRSSDQMDLMVDGLPVSLPSYEEAVYGSWGQRLPPCRGPTQLLLAQVAPGPSLAHNQSDSSYCIHPSNQSPDILPPPYEEMESHPREGQSEGDVQAIQVALSDDKNI comes from the exons ATGTCTACGCGGTGGGGGTCTCCATGGCTGTGTGGACATGTCATTTTGGGCTACGGGCTCTTTCTCCTGGTCRCCCTTCCAGACCTCACCACAG GCAGGCAAGGGAACTGCACCTACCCGTTGGTGCCAGAACACGGGGGCTTCCGCTGCGAGCCCTCCCCCTGCCGAGGCTTCCCCCAGAAGAGCTTGATCTACTTCTTCTGTGAGCCTGGCTATGCCATCCCAAAAGAGATGGTGCGCAGCTTGCGCTGCCGCCACGGCAAATGGATCCCCAGCGTGCCCACCTGTCTCGCCATGCGAG ACAGACATGTTAACTATGAGGACCAGGTGGCCCACTCACTCCCCAGCGTTGCCACGACGGCGGTGGGCGTGTCCATATTCCTCCTCACCACCACGGCCTGCTTGGTGATTAAGTCCCGCCTTTTCCCCTGTCACTCACACAG CAGGCGCTCCTCTGACCAGATGGATCTGATGGTGGATGGCCTACCTGTGTCTCTGCCCAGCTATGAAGAGGCTGTATATGGGAGCTGGGGGCAACGCCTGCCACCCTGCAGAGGGCCCACCCAACTCTTACTAGCCCAGGTGGCTCCAGGTCCATCATTAGCTCACAACCAATCAGATTCCAGTTActgtatccatccatccaatcAAAGCCCCGATATCCTTCCGCCCCCTTACGAGGAGATGGAATCCCATCCCAGAGAGGGTCAGAGTGAGGGGGACGTGCAGGCCATACAAGTTGCACTTTCCGATGACAAGAACATTTGA
- the LOC111982822 gene encoding sushi domain-containing protein 6 isoform X2 yields MSTRWGSPWLCGHVILGYGLFLLVXLPDLTTGRQGNCTYPLVPEHGGFRCEPSPCRGFPQKSLIYFFCEPGYAIPKEMVRSLRCRHGKWIPSVPTCLAMRDRHVNYEDQVAHSLPSVATTAVGVSIFLLTTTACLVIKSRLFPCHSHRRSSDQMDLMVDGLPVSLPSYEEAVYGSWGQRLPPCRGPTQLLLAQVAPGPSLAHNQSDSSYCIHPSNQSPDILPPPYEEMESHPREGQSEGDVQAIQVALSDDKNI; encoded by the exons ATGTCTACGCGGTGGGGGTCTCCATGGCTGTGTGGACATGTCATTTTGGGCTACGGGCTCTTTCTCCTGGTCRCCCTTCCAGACCTCACCACAG GCAGGCAAGGGAACTGCACCTACCCGTTGGTGCCAGAACACGGGGGCTTCCGCTGCGAGCCCTCCCCCTGCCGAGGCTTCCCCCAGAAGAGCTTGATCTACTTCTTCTGTGAGCCTGGCTATGCCATCCCAAAAGAGATGGTGCGCAGCTTGCGCTGCCGCCACGGCAAATGGATCCCCAGCGTGCCCACCTGTCTCGCCATGCGAG ACAGACATGTTAACTATGAGGACCAGGTGGCCCACTCACTCCCCAGCGTTGCCACGACGGCGGTGGGCGTGTCCATATTCCTCCTCACCACCACGGCCTGCTTGGTGATTAAGTCCCGCCTTTTCCCCTGTCACTCACACAG GCGCTCCTCTGACCAGATGGATCTGATGGTGGATGGCCTACCTGTGTCTCTGCCCAGCTATGAAGAGGCTGTATATGGGAGCTGGGGGCAACGCCTGCCACCCTGCAGAGGGCCCACCCAACTCTTACTAGCCCAGGTGGCTCCAGGTCCATCATTAGCTCACAACCAATCAGATTCCAGTTActgtatccatccatccaatcAAAGCCCCGATATCCTTCCGCCCCCTTACGAGGAGATGGAATCCCATCCCAGAGAGGGTCAGAGTGAGGGGGACGTGCAGGCCATACAAGTTGCACTTTCCGATGACAAGAACATTTGA
- the LOC111982821 gene encoding serine/threonine-protein kinase PAK 4, whose product MFTKKKKPRVQISAPSNFEHRVHTDFDEQEQKFVGLPRQWQSLIEDTAKRPKPFIDVTVITTVEPRKTIVRGSKIAVDGSLTWLLDEFDTMSVTRSNSLRRDSPPIQPRRDSGSSGGGGHENGDLAHRTHHHPDHYGDRDRERPRTDQLAGGDPRQTQRVPRSQGEDGRPQQQPRGQEPGSRHRERERPCPPPPPPKPRDMDPRDHHDQVVRRDGPSDKGPSDKRPKSSYTGRDSSPQSPRDKRPLSGPNIRMPNLPVTEGVIKTAQQSSRPFNTYPRADSEGGRSPTSQELKPTRPHETPRHNGPSSGRSGGKAPQQGQLRGDPHHTSHPVLGPEPPHGYQQLKAPVPRPPAPALPPQQALSTQREPQRVSHEQFRAALQMVVDPGDPRTYLDHYIKIGEGSTGIVCIATVKSTGKLVAVKKMDLRKQQRRELLFNEVVIMRDYHHDNVVEMYNSYLVGDELWVVMEFLEGGALTDIVTHTRMNEEQIATVCLSVLKALSVLHTQGVIHRDIKSDSILLTHDGRVKLSDFGFCAQVSKEVQRRKSLVGTPYWMAPELISRLPYGPEVDIWSLGVMVIEMVDGEPPYFNEPPLKAMKMIRDNLPPKLKNLHKVSPLLKGFLDKLLVRDPTQRASANELLKHPFLSKAGPPSCIVPLMRQNRMR is encoded by the exons ATGTTCACCAAGAAGAAGAAGCCCCGCGTCCAGATTTCGGCACCTTCCAACTTCGAGCACCGCGTGCACACAGACTTTGACGAGCAGGAACAGAAGTTTGTGGGGCTGCCGCGGCAATGGCAGTCACTGATCGAGGACACGGCCAAGAGGCCCAAGCCCTTCATCGACGTCACCGTCATCACCACGGTGGAGCCCCGCAAG ACCATAGTGCGGGGTAGTAAGATCGCTGTGGACGGCTCGCTGACATGGCTGCTGGATGAGTTTGACACCATGTCGGTGACCCGCTCCAACTCCCTGAGGCGGGACAGCCCCCCTATCCAGCCCCGCAGAGACTCTGGATCCTCGGGGGGAGGAGGCCATGAGAACGGGGACCTGGCCCACCGGACACACCACCACCCAGATCACTATGGAGACAGAGATAG GGAGCGGCCCAGGACGGACCAGTTAGCTGGTGGAGACCCCCGGCAGACCCAACGGGTACCCCGCTCTCAGGGAGAGGACGGCCGGCCACAGCAGCAGCCCCGGGGCCAGGAGCCAGGCAGCAGGCACCGAGAGAGGGAGCGGCCCTGCCCACCCCCTCCCCCGCCAAAGCCCAGAGACATGGACCCACGGGACCACCACGACCAGGTAGTCCGCAGGGACGGGCCCAGCGACAAGGGGCCCAGCGACAAGAGGCCCAAGTCCAGCTACACAGGCAGGGACAGCAGCCCCCAATCGCCCCGGGATAAGAGGCCTCTCTCGGGGCCCAACATCCGTATGCCTAACCTCCCTGTAACAGAGGGGGTGATAAagacagcacagcagagcagcaGGCCGTTCAACACCTACCCTCGTGCTGACAGTGAAGGAGGAAGAAGCCCCACCAGCCAG GAGCTGAAGCCAACCCGACCACACGAAACACCGCGCCACAACGGTCCCTCTAGTGGCCGCAGCGGGGGCAAAGCCCCACAGCAGGGCCAGCTACGAGGGGACCCCCACCACACCTCCCACCCTGTCCTGGGCCCTGAGCCCCCCCACGGCTACCAGCAGYTGAAGGCTCCCGTTCCCCGCCCCCCGGCCCCTGCCCTACCACCACAGCAGGCCCTCTCAACCCAGAGGGAGCCCCAGCGGGTGTCCCATGAGCAGTTCCGCGCCGCGCTGCAGATGGTGGTGGACCCGGGTGACCCGCGCACCTACCTGGACCACTACATCAAGATCGGAGAGGGCTCCACCGGCATTGTGTGCATTGCCACCGTCAAGAGCACCGGCAAACTGGTGGCTGTCAAGAAGATGGACCTGCGCAAGCAGCAGCGCCGGGAGCTGCTATTCAATGAG GTGGTGATAATGCGGGACTATCACCATGACAACGTGGTGGAGATGTACAACAGCTACCTGGTGGGAGATGAACTCTGGGTCGTCATGGAATTCCTGGAGGGAGGGGCTTTGACTGACATCGTCACACACACCAG gatgAATGAGGAGCAGATAGCCACAGTGTGCCTGTCTGTGCTGAAGGCTCTGTCAGTTCTGCACACCCAGGGCGTCATCCACAGGGACATCAAGAGTGACTCCATCCTTCTCACCCACGATGGCAGA GTGAAGCTGTCAGACTTTGGCTTCTGCGCCCAGGTGTCTAAAGAGGTCCAGCGGCGCAAGTCCCTGGTAGGCACACCCTACTGGATGGCCCCAGAGCTCATCTCACGACTACCCTATGGGCCTGAG GTGGACATCTGGTCCTTGGGGGTGATGGTGATTGAGATGGTGGACGGAGAACCCCCCTATTTCAATGAGCCCCCCCTCAAAGCTATGAAGATGATCCGTGACAACCTACCACCCAAACTCAAGAACTTACACAAG gtttctcctctcctcaagGGCTTCCTGGACAAATTGCTGGTGCGAGACCCTACCCAGAGGGCCTCAGCCAATGAGCTGCTCAAGCACCCCTTCCTGAGCAAGGCTGGCCCGCCCTCCTGCATCGTGCCTCTCATGAGGCAGAACCGCATGAGATGA